The Thermodesulfobacteriota bacterium genome contains the following window.
TGCCGGGTTGTGTCCCTCCCTTTGCCGCTGTCTCCTTCGCTCTGGCCGACTTGTGGACTTGGTGAGAACAGGCGACGCCGATCACCGGCATCTCGTTGCCGGCAAGGCGTTGATAGCCCTGGCCCCAGCCTGCCAGCAGGCCGGGAATCGAGGTGGGGGGTGGAGCCAGGTGGCGACCTGCCGTGACATCGCGCCGGCGAAACCCGCCCGGAACGATGGGCTGGCCTTCCTCTGTTTGGCGGTCTTCCGGCGGCAGACGCCCATACAGGGCACGGTGGACCCTGCTCAATATCCTCAAGAAGGCCGGCATGAGCCGCGAAAAGATTGTCTTCCTCCTTGCTTTGCTCCTGAGTTCTCCCGGAACATAATCCGAGAAAGTACACTACGTTCAGGCCGTAAGCCAAGGCCCGGCGGTCGGCAGGGATGTCCTCGCCTGTTTGGGCTGACCCCCGATTTCTTGCAAAATAGAAATCTGTTGCTAAAATACAGGGCATGATCCCGCGCCTTGCCCAGGCCCATCTCCGCCAGATGCTGGCGACCTATCCGGCTGCTGCCCTGCTCGGACCCCGCCAGGCGGGGAAGACCACCCTGGCCAGGGCCATGGGCGGCCTCTACTTCGACCTCGAAGATTCGCAGGACCGACTGCGTCTGGATGTCCAATGGGCGGAAATCCTTGCCAGGCCAAGCCTGGTGGCTCTCGACGAGGCGCAGGTGATGCCGGAGCTGTTTCCCCGGCTGCGGGTGGCCATTGATGCCGAGCGGCAGCGGCACGGGCGCTTTCTGCTCCTGGGCTCCATCGCCCCCGCCCTCATGACCAGCGTCGCTGAGAGCCTGGCCGGCCGGCTGGCGCTCTGCGAGTTGAGTCCGCTTCTGGCTGCGGAGCTGGGCTGGGCCAAGGCCGATGCCCTGTGGCACCTGGGTGGCTTCCCGGATGGCGGGGTGCTGGAGCCGGCCAGATTCCCCTTGTGGCAGCAGCACTATCTCGATCTGATGGCCCAGCGCGATCTGCCGCAGTGGGGCCTGCCTGCCAAGCCCATGGTCACCCAGCGCCTCTTCCGCATGCTGGCGGCCGTCCACGGGCAAGCCTGGAACGCCTCCCTGATCGGCAAGGGCCTGGGGATGAGCTACCACACGGTGGGCTCCTATCTCGATTTCCTCGCCGGCGCCTACCTGGTGCGCCGCTTGCCGCCCTTCGCGGCCAATCTCCGGAAACGGCTGGTCAAAAGCCCCAAGGTGTACTGGCGGGATACGGGCCTGCTCCACGCCTTGCTGGGTTGGCAGCCGGACGAGGATCTCCTGGACCGGCCCTGGGTCGGGGCCAGTTGGGAGGGGTGGGTGATCGAGCAGATCCTCTCCTGCCTCCAGGCCGCCGGCGCCTCTGCTCAGGCCAGCTTCCTGCGCACCAGCGACGGCCAGGAGATCGATCTGGTGCTGGAATACCGGGGCCGGCTGTGGGCCTTCGAGGTGAAGCTCACCAGTATCCCGGAGCCCCGGGATCTGGAGCGGCTGCGCAAGAGCGCTCGGCTCATTGGCGCCGATACCTGCGTCCTGGTCAGCCGGACCACCACCCCGATCCACGGCGCCAGCGAATACTCCCTGGACCTCGCCGCCACCCTCGATCTCCTGCTGGCAGCGTGAGCCTGCCGCTGGTCCAGGGGGGGGCGGCAAGACGGGCGCCTGGCTATCCCACGAAATCGAGATAGGTGTCCGGCGTAATCAGCTCGTGGCTCGCATCCGGATACGACTCCATCCACTTCCGGGGCGGCTTTCGTCGCTGGCTCGGTGACCATTTGCACTCGAAGCCGAACAGCCCACCATCGCGCTCCTCCACGTAATCGATCTCCTGCCCATCGTAAGTACGCCAGAAGTGGAAGGTGCCGAAGATGCCGGCGTAGGATCGTTTTTTCAGGCGCTCGGTGACGACGAAGTTCTCCCAGAGCGCTCCGAGATCATTGCGGGCGTCCAGCAGATTGTACTGGCCGATGACGGCGTTCCTGATGCCGTTGTCCAGAAAATAGTATTTTGCCTTGCTGGTCACCTCGTTGCGCAAGTTGCGGCTGAATCCTCCCACCCGGACGATCACAAACGCCTTTTCCAAAATGTCCAGATAGCGACCGACCGTCTTCACATCCAACCGGACTTGGGTGGCCAGCTCATTGAGCGACACCTCGCTTCCGATCTGGAACGCGATCAGCTTCAGAAGGTCGATGAGGGTCCTTGAGGAGCGGATTCGTTCCAGGGCCAGGACGTCCTTCAGCAGATAGGAGCCGGCCAGTTCCTCCAGAAGATCAATCTTCGCCTTCCGGCCCTGGGTCACGATAACCTCCGGGTAGGCACCGTAAACCAGAAACTCCTCCAGCCGCTGACGCAGATCGTACCTGCTTGCGGTTTGCCGCAGCTCCAGCTGACTGATCGGCCACAGGATGAGGGTTCGCTTGCGGCCGGTCAGCGGCTCTCCGATCGCTCCTGCCAAGTCAAAGGACGATGAACCAGTGGCGATGATGCGCAAATCGGGGAGATGATCCACCAGGATCTTCAGCCCCCGGCCGATGCCCGGAATCTGTTGCGCCTCGTCAATGGCGACCAGATCAAGGCCTTCGGCGAAGGCAGTGATCTGCCTGAGGTCGTCCGAGCCGAGAAGATGGCGCATGCGGATATCGTCCCCGGTCTCCAGGCGGTACCGCAGGCCACACGAGGCAAGATACCGCTGCAGCAGTGTGGTCTTGCCTGCCTGGCGCGGTCCGTAGAGGATCAGCGCCTTGCCGGGCACGAGAGAAGTCCCCAGCC
Protein-coding sequences here:
- a CDS encoding ATP-binding protein, which translates into the protein MIPRLAQAHLRQMLATYPAAALLGPRQAGKTTLARAMGGLYFDLEDSQDRLRLDVQWAEILARPSLVALDEAQVMPELFPRLRVAIDAERQRHGRFLLLGSIAPALMTSVAESLAGRLALCELSPLLAAELGWAKADALWHLGGFPDGGVLEPARFPLWQQHYLDLMAQRDLPQWGLPAKPMVTQRLFRMLAAVHGQAWNASLIGKGLGMSYHTVGSYLDFLAGAYLVRRLPPFAANLRKRLVKSPKVYWRDTGLLHALLGWQPDEDLLDRPWVGASWEGWVIEQILSCLQAAGASAQASFLRTSDGQEIDLVLEYRGRLWAFEVKLTSIPEPRDLERLRKSARLIGADTCVLVSRTTTPIHGASEYSLDLAATLDLLLAA
- a CDS encoding ATP-binding protein, which produces MPGKALILYGPRQAGKTTLLQRYLASCGLRYRLETGDDIRMRHLLGSDDLRQITAFAEGLDLVAIDEAQQIPGIGRGLKILVDHLPDLRIIATGSSSFDLAGAIGEPLTGRKRTLILWPISQLELRQTASRYDLRQRLEEFLVYGAYPEVIVTQGRKAKIDLLEELAGSYLLKDVLALERIRSSRTLIDLLKLIAFQIGSEVSLNELATQVRLDVKTVGRYLDILEKAFVIVRVGGFSRNLRNEVTSKAKYYFLDNGIRNAVIGQYNLLDARNDLGALWENFVVTERLKKRSYAGIFGTFHFWRTYDGQEIDYVEERDGGLFGFECKWSPSQRRKPPRKWMESYPDASHELITPDTYLDFVG